In Brevibacillus brevis NBRC 100599, a single genomic region encodes these proteins:
- a CDS encoding DUF2797 domain-containing protein, producing MELRGILQGLTHEYHGGDKPVDYYLNIGGYRLPLNEWLGSELTISFLGEKNCIACGRKTNKTFNSGYCYPCFTKLPENDLCIVKPHECHFDLGTCRDESFGERYCMIPHFVYLAVSSDIKVGLTRKHNELRRWVDQGAIRAIPIAELPTRRMAGELEFHLSQFLPDKTNWRKMLKGDVKEIDLLAMRDEVYGHFPEQFKAFQYREDEWVDIAYPILESLDKINSKTLDKEEQLGGRLIGVKAQYLIFEMGVFQVRKHAGYQVEIKAKTSA from the coding sequence GTGGAACTCCGCGGTATTTTGCAAGGACTAACACACGAGTACCATGGAGGGGACAAGCCGGTAGACTACTATTTGAATATCGGCGGGTATCGCCTTCCGCTTAATGAATGGCTGGGCAGTGAATTGACGATTTCGTTTTTAGGCGAAAAAAATTGCATTGCCTGTGGCCGCAAAACAAACAAGACGTTTAACAGCGGGTATTGCTATCCCTGTTTTACCAAGCTGCCGGAAAATGACTTATGCATCGTCAAGCCGCATGAATGTCATTTTGACTTGGGGACTTGCCGGGACGAGAGCTTCGGCGAGAGATATTGCATGATTCCGCATTTTGTCTATCTGGCAGTGTCGAGTGATATAAAGGTAGGATTGACTCGCAAGCATAATGAATTAAGACGCTGGGTGGATCAAGGCGCAATTCGCGCGATTCCGATTGCAGAGCTTCCTACTCGTCGGATGGCTGGGGAGCTTGAATTCCACTTGAGTCAGTTTTTGCCGGACAAGACCAACTGGCGCAAAATGCTCAAGGGAGATGTGAAGGAAATCGACTTGCTCGCCATGCGTGACGAAGTGTACGGTCATTTTCCTGAACAGTTTAAAGCGTTTCAATATCGCGAGGACGAATGGGTAGATATTGCTTATCCGATCTTGGAGTCACTGGATAAAATTAATTCCAAAACGCTTGATAAAGAAGAACAACTCGGCGGGCGATTGATCGGTGTGAAAGCACAGTATTTGATTTTTGAAATGGGTGTATTCCAGGTGAGGAAGCACGCTGGCTACCAAGTCGAGATCAAAGCAAAAACGTCTGCATAA
- a CDS encoding amino acid ABC transporter ATP-binding protein has protein sequence MIIQVSNLTKNYGDLKVLKGITTQVTEKEVVCVIGPSGSGKSTFLRCLNQLEEMSSGKIVINGHDLSDPKTDINKVREEVGMVFQRFNLFPHKTVLENVMLAPVKVKKMSQEEARKQGLALLQKVGLQDKADVYPERLSGGQMQRVAIARALAMNPKVMLFDEPTSALDPELVGEVLAVIKNLAKEGMTMVIVTHEMNFAKEVGDRIIFMDQGIIMAEGHPSEVFGNNVNDRLRSFLGKVLA, from the coding sequence ATGATTATACAGGTGTCGAATTTGACGAAGAACTACGGCGATCTGAAAGTGTTGAAGGGCATTACGACTCAGGTAACAGAAAAGGAAGTAGTCTGTGTCATTGGTCCGTCAGGCTCAGGCAAAAGCACGTTTCTACGTTGCTTGAATCAGCTGGAGGAAATGAGCAGCGGAAAGATTGTCATCAACGGACATGATTTGTCAGACCCCAAGACCGATATAAATAAAGTAAGAGAAGAGGTCGGGATGGTCTTTCAGCGCTTTAATCTCTTTCCGCATAAAACGGTGCTGGAAAACGTCATGCTGGCCCCTGTAAAAGTAAAGAAAATGTCTCAGGAAGAAGCCCGCAAGCAAGGCTTGGCTCTCTTGCAGAAGGTAGGGCTTCAGGACAAGGCTGATGTGTATCCCGAGCGGCTTTCTGGGGGGCAGATGCAACGAGTAGCAATTGCAAGGGCGCTCGCGATGAATCCAAAGGTTATGCTGTTTGACGAGCCGACATCCGCCTTAGACCCAGAGCTGGTGGGAGAGGTGCTTGCCGTCATCAAAAATTTAGCCAAAGAAGGCATGACAATGGTGATCGTGACGCACGAAATGAATTTTGCCAAGGAAGTGGGCGACCGAATCATTTTTATGGATCAAGGTATCATTATGGCAGAAGGTCATCCCAGTGAGGTTTTTGGCAATAACGTCAACGACCGCTTGCGTTCATTCTTGGGCAAGGTATTGGCGTGA
- a CDS encoding methyl-accepting chemotaxis protein — translation MLRFKSLRARTLTITLPVIILTLLLVVGIGFWFSVDQLNREIEDKLNNQLDMVGSNVEKQLEAHSKVTLSMARFIEIGPITNSLEQLNSLLSKTVLINDTTVGMGIFMEPYALDPNKKLVATYGAKTDGKVNITGEYSSDSYNYPNQDWYKVGISTKKETDYSEPYFDEVSKVSMVTVVAPFYTPDKKLLGVATDDITLTDVEKLVSSTKVGETGWAFLVDQKGRYLAHPQADKLMNHSVQSDENASLAAIGPSLLEEKSGMKTFTDENGTNRVYFQELGDTNWTIALVMPEKEIADPLYDLFFQLCTVSLIGLLIMIAVIYYFSKYLTKQIDRANQLAHGLSNGDFTASMDIQTADEMGVMANRFNSMTATLRETLGQVSFNAQQVAATSEQLMASAEQTSKATEQIAQSVQEIAYGTEQQVDATVQGYEVINEIAVHIETMEKGIEDVNLSTQEANRQATDGNQMATKTVEHMDVIHSQMAKTSTIVNSLGQRSQEIGEMISLITTIANQTNLLALNAAIEAARAGEQGRGFAVVADEVRKLAEQSSSAAEQVSHIVTVIQQDTGSAIAAMNHGATILGEGMTLVRSTGNAFEQITGSTSELLVRMNEVTTEMSKISQQMQSIVSAITHITQIAEQSAGNSQTVAAAAEEQTASMEEISSAATMLAKMAEELNDAVRTFKLE, via the coding sequence ATGCTTCGTTTCAAAAGTCTTCGTGCTCGAACCCTGACCATTACCCTGCCTGTCATTATCTTGACACTTTTGCTTGTCGTGGGCATCGGTTTCTGGTTCTCTGTCGACCAACTGAATCGGGAAATTGAAGACAAACTCAATAATCAGCTAGATATGGTCGGCAGTAATGTAGAAAAGCAATTGGAAGCCCATAGCAAGGTAACATTGAGTATGGCTCGCTTTATTGAAATCGGTCCTATTACAAATTCGCTGGAGCAGTTAAATTCCCTGCTGTCCAAGACTGTTCTCATTAATGATACGACGGTTGGAATGGGAATTTTCATGGAACCTTACGCTTTAGACCCGAACAAGAAACTCGTTGCTACTTACGGGGCTAAGACAGACGGGAAGGTTAACATTACAGGTGAGTACAGCAGTGATTCTTATAACTATCCAAATCAAGACTGGTACAAGGTCGGTATTTCAACCAAGAAGGAAACCGATTATTCCGAGCCGTACTTTGACGAGGTTTCCAAGGTCTCCATGGTGACGGTAGTCGCGCCTTTTTACACGCCGGATAAAAAGCTTCTGGGTGTGGCCACAGACGATATTACACTCACTGACGTGGAAAAACTCGTCTCCAGTACAAAAGTAGGCGAAACAGGCTGGGCCTTTTTGGTGGATCAAAAAGGGAGATACCTCGCCCATCCTCAAGCAGACAAGCTCATGAATCATTCCGTTCAATCTGACGAGAATGCCTCCTTGGCAGCAATCGGTCCTTCTCTTCTAGAAGAGAAATCAGGAATGAAGACGTTTACCGATGAAAACGGCACCAATCGTGTTTATTTTCAAGAGCTCGGAGATACAAACTGGACAATCGCTCTCGTGATGCCAGAAAAAGAAATTGCCGATCCACTCTATGACTTGTTCTTTCAGCTTTGTACGGTGAGTCTGATCGGTCTGTTGATCATGATTGCTGTCATTTATTACTTCAGCAAATACTTGACCAAACAAATCGATCGCGCCAACCAGCTGGCGCATGGCCTCTCCAATGGCGATTTTACCGCTTCCATGGATATTCAGACAGCCGATGAGATGGGGGTTATGGCAAACCGCTTCAACTCCATGACGGCAACCCTGCGCGAAACGCTAGGTCAAGTCAGCTTCAACGCACAACAGGTTGCTGCTACGTCTGAACAATTGATGGCAAGTGCGGAACAGACGAGCAAAGCAACAGAGCAGATCGCTCAATCCGTTCAAGAAATTGCCTACGGTACGGAGCAGCAAGTGGACGCGACCGTTCAAGGCTATGAGGTTATCAACGAGATTGCCGTCCACATCGAAACGATGGAAAAAGGCATTGAGGATGTAAATCTCTCTACACAAGAAGCGAACCGCCAAGCCACAGATGGCAATCAGATGGCAACCAAAACGGTCGAGCACATGGATGTGATCCATAGCCAGATGGCCAAGACCTCCACCATTGTCAATTCGCTAGGCCAACGCTCCCAAGAGATTGGAGAAATGATCTCACTCATCACGACGATCGCCAATCAAACCAACCTCCTCGCTCTGAACGCCGCTATTGAAGCAGCGCGCGCCGGAGAACAAGGACGAGGCTTTGCGGTTGTAGCCGACGAGGTGCGCAAGCTGGCGGAGCAGTCGAGCTCAGCCGCCGAGCAGGTCAGTCACATCGTCACGGTGATTCAGCAGGACACAGGCTCAGCAATTGCGGCAATGAATCATGGCGCTACTATTTTGGGAGAAGGCATGACTCTCGTTCGCTCAACAGGAAATGCATTTGAGCAAATTACGGGCTCCACGTCGGAGTTGCTTGTCCGCATGAATGAAGTGACAACGGAAATGAGCAAGATCAGTCAGCAAATGCAGTCGATTGTATCCGCCATTACACATATTACACAAATCGCAGAGCAATCAGCCGGTAACTCTCAAACCGTTGCAGCAGCAGCGGAAGAGCAAACCGCTTCCATGGAGGAAATCTCTTCGGCTGCAACGATGCTCGCGAAAATGGCAGAAGAGCTTAATGATGCAGTACGAACATTCAAGTTGGAGTAG
- the gcvH gene encoding glycine cleavage system protein GcvH, with the protein MEFPKNLRYSEEHEWVRVEGNKAYIGITSFAQAELGDIVFVELPEVGATIQQDEPFGSVESVKTVSELYAPVTGKVVEVNGELEDAPELVNSSPYEQAWMIVVELSDTAELDKLMDADKYEAMVKE; encoded by the coding sequence ATGGAATTCCCGAAAAATCTACGTTACAGTGAAGAGCATGAGTGGGTGCGAGTAGAAGGAAACAAGGCGTACATCGGAATCACTTCTTTTGCTCAAGCAGAGCTGGGTGACATCGTGTTTGTCGAGTTGCCTGAGGTAGGCGCGACAATCCAACAGGATGAGCCGTTTGGCAGCGTGGAATCGGTAAAAACCGTTTCTGAACTGTACGCTCCTGTAACTGGTAAAGTAGTAGAAGTAAATGGCGAACTGGAAGACGCACCTGAACTGGTTAACTCTTCGCCATACGAGCAAGCATGGATGATCGTCGTCGAATTGTCTGATACAGCTGAGTTGGACAAGCTGATGGATGCAGACAAATACGAAGCGATGGTAAAAGAATAG
- a CDS encoding polysaccharide deacetylase family protein codes for MRNYIRYALLLVCLLGYGTLPAFAQQTLPSYEPIHRIDTEKKVVALTFDDGPDAIYTPKILEVLHQYNVRATFFVLGSQVDKHPKVMQWIYKAGHEIGNHGYHHFDLNKLTEHEVYEEIKHAERSILKTTGILAQYYRPPYGIMTHDVMNAVQSSGYDIIHWSVDPRDWSLARTANVIAKSVKSNVSSGDIILFHDGGLNQRQTVAALRELITDLRSQGYRFVTVSQLLDAAK; via the coding sequence ATGCGCAACTACATACGGTACGCCTTGCTACTCGTCTGCCTTCTTGGCTACGGCACCCTACCTGCTTTTGCCCAGCAAACACTGCCTTCGTATGAGCCGATCCACAGAATCGACACAGAGAAAAAGGTCGTCGCTCTCACTTTTGATGATGGGCCCGATGCTATCTATACGCCCAAAATTCTTGAGGTGTTGCATCAGTACAACGTTCGGGCTACGTTTTTTGTCCTTGGCTCCCAAGTGGACAAGCATCCAAAGGTCATGCAGTGGATTTACAAAGCTGGGCACGAAATCGGAAACCACGGCTACCACCATTTTGATCTGAACAAGCTGACCGAGCATGAAGTGTACGAAGAAATCAAGCATGCAGAGCGCTCTATTTTGAAGACGACCGGCATTTTGGCGCAATACTACCGTCCGCCCTACGGCATCATGACACATGACGTCATGAATGCCGTTCAATCCAGTGGCTACGACATCATTCACTGGTCTGTTGATCCTCGTGATTGGTCTTTGGCACGCACAGCTAACGTCATAGCCAAAAGCGTCAAGAGCAATGTCTCCTCCGGGGATATCATCCTGTTTCATGACGGGGGCTTAAACCAGCGGCAAACAGTCGCCGCTCTCCGGGAGCTCATCACGGATTTGCGTTCGCAGGGGTATCGATTTGTCACGGTCAGCCAATTGTTGGATGCAGCAAAATAA
- a CDS encoding aminotransferase class I/II-fold pyridoxal phosphate-dependent enzyme, with protein sequence MMRQPSKRLNHLSADIFSEMDARKREVAKTRTVYDLSIGSPDQQPDEKLLQTLIHAIWQPNSFRYPLSEGTAAFREEVARWYQYRFGVELAPDGEVHSLMGSQDGLAHFALAWTDPGDIVLVPDPGYPIYEGSLHLAGAVPYRMPLRAENEFLPKLTDIPEEIAARATFMILNYPNNPVSAVATLAFFEEVVAFAKRFDIIVVHDLAYSEMVFDGYQAPSFLQVPGAKEVGIEFNSFSKSFNMAGCRIAYVVGNADIIKPLAIVKSNIDYGVFLPVQQMAIEALRKDRESGGENTVAPVYQERRDVLLGALAKAGWSIPSPKATMFVWAAVPNGWTSREFAFALLEQAGVVVVPGSAFGEEGEGYVRIALVQPPEILLEAVAAIDQSGILRMKTSV encoded by the coding sequence ATGATGCGCCAACCTTCCAAAAGACTGAACCATCTTTCCGCCGATATTTTTTCAGAAATGGATGCTCGCAAAAGGGAAGTTGCCAAAACAAGAACGGTATACGACTTGAGCATCGGCAGTCCTGATCAGCAGCCAGACGAGAAGCTTCTGCAAACGCTAATCCATGCTATCTGGCAACCCAACTCTTTTCGCTATCCGTTGAGCGAGGGGACGGCGGCCTTCCGAGAAGAGGTCGCCCGCTGGTATCAATATCGTTTTGGGGTGGAGCTGGCGCCGGATGGGGAGGTTCATTCCTTGATGGGTTCACAGGATGGTTTGGCTCACTTTGCTTTGGCATGGACCGATCCTGGAGATATCGTTCTCGTACCTGATCCTGGGTATCCGATCTACGAAGGCAGTCTTCACTTGGCGGGAGCGGTACCTTACCGGATGCCTTTGCGGGCAGAAAATGAATTTTTGCCAAAGCTGACAGACATTCCAGAGGAGATTGCGGCTCGTGCAACGTTTATGATTCTGAACTATCCGAATAATCCGGTTTCCGCGGTCGCTACCCTTGCCTTTTTTGAAGAGGTCGTGGCTTTTGCCAAGCGTTTTGACATTATCGTGGTTCATGATTTGGCCTATTCGGAGATGGTGTTTGACGGCTACCAAGCGCCGAGCTTTCTGCAAGTGCCGGGAGCGAAAGAAGTGGGAATTGAATTTAATTCGTTTTCCAAGAGCTTCAACATGGCAGGCTGCCGGATTGCTTACGTTGTAGGGAATGCAGACATCATCAAGCCGCTTGCGATCGTAAAATCGAATATCGATTACGGCGTCTTTTTGCCTGTACAGCAAATGGCCATTGAGGCTTTGCGAAAGGATCGGGAATCGGGTGGGGAAAACACAGTCGCGCCCGTTTACCAGGAACGGCGTGATGTGCTGCTGGGGGCATTGGCAAAGGCAGGATGGAGTATTCCATCTCCCAAGGCGACCATGTTCGTCTGGGCAGCTGTACCGAACGGCTGGACGTCACGAGAGTTTGCCTTCGCTTTACTGGAGCAAGCCGGAGTCGTGGTCGTTCCGGGAAGTGCCTTCGGTGAAGAAGGAGAAGGATATGTACGAATTGCTCTCGTCCAACCTCCTGAGATCCTGTTAGAAGCGGTGGCTGCCATTGATCAATCCGGGATTCTTCGCATGAAAACAAGTGTGTAA
- a CDS encoding RDD family protein produces MNQLLDDEKAHDPASHESYHEAPPQHSYAGFWIRVVASLLDSMFLIGISYLVFNPLRRVFSVPYASFHFIDLVEVLFDLLYMILLTWWTGQTLGKLITGIRVISAKQVRGNLTGGQVFLREVIGKFVASLVFGLGYLWVAWHPRKQGWHDLIAKTYVIRDRRS; encoded by the coding sequence ATGAACCAGCTTCTCGACGATGAAAAAGCACATGATCCTGCATCCCATGAGTCCTATCATGAAGCCCCTCCACAGCATTCGTATGCAGGCTTCTGGATTCGTGTCGTAGCCTCGCTCCTTGATTCGATGTTCTTGATCGGGATTAGCTACCTCGTTTTCAATCCGTTACGTCGTGTTTTTTCTGTTCCTTACGCCTCTTTTCACTTCATCGATTTGGTAGAGGTTTTGTTTGATCTCCTCTATATGATCTTGTTGACTTGGTGGACCGGACAAACCTTGGGAAAGCTGATCACAGGCATCCGTGTCATCAGTGCCAAGCAGGTGCGAGGCAATCTGACAGGCGGACAAGTATTTTTACGAGAAGTCATCGGTAAATTCGTCGCTTCACTCGTATTCGGACTGGGCTATCTATGGGTTGCCTGGCACCCACGCAAGCAAGGCTGGCATGATCTGATCGCCAAAACGTATGTCATCCGGGATCGTCGCTCGTAA
- a CDS encoding CAP-associated domain-containing protein yields MRKHKVTSILALSLSLALLGHVAPVLPVSAATAAPQAAAVKTNNVYNLQLGMSTAQVEQTLGKPARIDPSHTGVEWWIYNQDLNNYIQVGMQNGKVVTLFTNGAKLNLKGITIGSTTKDLQNSWGAPQDTLTIMPSLRIQKNTLAHPTYIQNNQAITFSIDQLGGNKVAGVRISTPEHFATIAIGLMYPISYTKLPELPKLTDAQMKQATLAYEKQNLDLLNVARQRAKLPVITWDEQVAAVARAHSQDMGQHNFFNHTSPSTGSPFDRLKQAGIRYSSAGENIAYGQLDGVEAHMSWMNSAGHRQNLLNPKFKQLGVGIVMKDGRPYFTQNFVTR; encoded by the coding sequence ATGCGTAAACACAAAGTAACCAGCATCCTCGCCCTGAGCCTTTCGCTGGCTCTGCTCGGCCACGTTGCCCCTGTCCTTCCTGTTTCAGCTGCAACGGCTGCCCCTCAAGCAGCAGCCGTTAAAACCAATAACGTCTATAATCTTCAACTAGGAATGAGCACAGCGCAGGTCGAACAAACATTAGGCAAGCCTGCCCGCATTGATCCTAGTCATACGGGTGTGGAATGGTGGATTTACAATCAAGATTTGAACAACTACATTCAAGTCGGCATGCAAAACGGCAAAGTTGTGACATTGTTTACCAATGGAGCCAAGCTGAATTTGAAAGGCATCACGATTGGATCTACTACTAAAGACCTACAAAATAGCTGGGGTGCACCGCAAGACACGCTGACGATCATGCCGAGTCTGCGTATCCAAAAGAATACCCTTGCTCATCCGACCTATATCCAAAACAATCAAGCGATCACCTTCTCTATCGATCAGCTGGGTGGAAACAAGGTCGCAGGAGTACGCATCTCTACTCCTGAGCATTTTGCCACCATTGCGATTGGCTTGATGTATCCCATTTCCTATACGAAATTACCGGAACTGCCGAAACTGACAGACGCACAGATGAAGCAGGCAACGCTCGCATACGAGAAACAAAATTTGGACTTGCTCAACGTGGCGAGACAACGTGCCAAACTGCCTGTTATCACTTGGGATGAACAAGTGGCAGCAGTAGCTAGAGCACACAGCCAAGACATGGGCCAGCATAACTTTTTCAACCATACCTCCCCTTCTACGGGAAGTCCGTTTGATCGTTTGAAGCAAGCTGGCATTCGTTACAGCTCAGCTGGTGAAAATATTGCCTACGGACAGCTAGATGGAGTCGAAGCCCATATGAGCTGGATGAACTCCGCAGGCCATCGTCAAAACTTGCTCAATCCAAAATTCAAGCAGCTCGGTGTCGGTATCGTTATGAAAGATGGCCGCCCGTATTTCACGCAAAATTTTGTTACTCGCTAA
- a CDS encoding redoxin domain-containing protein, whose product MRLREEMPNFPGITEWINGQATKADLAGNPVLVHIWSVSCYMCKESMPSINEWRDQYAANGLKVIGIHTPHSEKDTDIEMIKKAIAEQHLTHPIAIDNDRKIADTFQNEYVPAFYLFDEALQLRHFQAGEKGLQLVKKRLFRILGIKEES is encoded by the coding sequence ATGCGTTTGCGCGAAGAAATGCCTAACTTTCCTGGGATTACGGAGTGGATCAACGGGCAAGCAACCAAAGCTGATTTGGCTGGAAATCCTGTTTTGGTGCACATCTGGTCCGTCAGTTGTTACATGTGCAAGGAATCGATGCCAAGCATAAATGAATGGCGAGACCAATACGCTGCTAACGGTTTGAAGGTCATTGGAATTCATACGCCTCATTCGGAAAAAGATACAGATATCGAGATGATCAAGAAGGCGATTGCAGAACAACATTTGACACACCCTATTGCAATCGATAATGATAGAAAGATAGCCGATACATTCCAGAATGAATACGTCCCCGCTTTTTATTTGTTTGACGAGGCTCTTCAGTTACGTCATTTTCAGGCAGGAGAGAAGGGTCTTCAACTGGTAAAAAAACGCTTGTTCAGAATTTTGGGGATCAAAGAGGAATCCTAG
- a CDS encoding arsenate reductase family protein: protein MTMKAYLYNKCDTCRKAKKWLTDQNIGFEEIPIVDAPPSKEELRQIWQTSGLDLRKFFNVSGVQYRELGLKDKLPTMSEDEMLELLASNGKLIKRPLIASDRTVTLGFKEEELEKAWGGKA, encoded by the coding sequence ATGACGATGAAAGCCTATCTATACAACAAATGTGATACATGCCGCAAAGCGAAAAAATGGCTCACGGATCAAAATATTGGCTTCGAAGAAATTCCGATCGTGGATGCACCGCCGTCCAAAGAAGAGCTACGCCAAATTTGGCAGACTAGCGGCCTCGATTTGCGCAAGTTTTTCAATGTGAGTGGTGTCCAATACCGCGAGCTGGGCTTGAAGGACAAGCTTCCTACGATGTCAGAGGATGAAATGCTTGAGCTGTTAGCTTCCAATGGCAAGCTGATCAAACGGCCTCTTATCGCAAGTGATCGCACCGTAACCCTTGGGTTCAAAGAAGAAGAACTGGAGAAGGCTTGGGGAGGGAAGGCATGA
- the sppA gene encoding signal peptide peptidase SppA, with translation MHRKKWVALVIVLAVFLLGLLVEGIYGTYTDLVDHPGFAWEENVVSGYGNSKIVQLFVNGTISGQQNSAGVPSMTELLTEQLRRIEEDELVKALVLRIDSPGGEVVATDELHRRLLRLKQVRNLPIVVSMGSTAASGGYYLATTGDAIFANPNTLTGSLGVIFNLFNYSEAANKLGVHQYAIKSGRFKDIGSPSRPLTDPERHIFQTLVNESYNNFVDVIVKGRNLSRQRVLEIADGRVYSGEQAKRMGLIDEFGDLEEATRYALSLSGEKEAMVIRYADQLSISKLLFSMKQYWSNPDPLGLNRIWDRQSSPRLLYQFMP, from the coding sequence ATGCATCGAAAAAAATGGGTCGCTCTTGTAATCGTACTGGCCGTTTTTCTATTAGGGCTTTTGGTCGAAGGTATTTACGGGACTTATACAGATCTCGTCGACCATCCTGGGTTCGCTTGGGAAGAAAATGTGGTATCCGGTTATGGCAACAGCAAAATTGTGCAGCTGTTTGTGAACGGCACTATTTCGGGGCAACAGAATAGCGCTGGGGTGCCTTCGATGACGGAGCTATTGACTGAACAGCTACGCCGAATTGAAGAGGATGAGCTGGTGAAAGCCTTGGTCCTTCGCATTGATAGTCCAGGTGGAGAGGTGGTCGCTACCGATGAACTACACAGACGCTTGCTACGGCTCAAGCAGGTTCGTAATCTTCCCATCGTTGTCAGCATGGGTTCCACAGCAGCCTCTGGCGGCTATTACTTGGCTACAACAGGCGATGCGATTTTTGCCAATCCCAACACACTAACTGGCAGTCTGGGCGTGATTTTCAATCTGTTTAACTATAGTGAAGCTGCGAACAAGCTGGGTGTGCATCAATACGCGATCAAAAGCGGACGCTTCAAAGACATCGGCAGTCCATCCCGGCCACTGACGGACCCAGAACGGCACATTTTCCAAACACTCGTCAACGAAAGCTATAACAATTTCGTCGATGTCATCGTCAAGGGCCGCAACCTCTCCCGTCAACGCGTACTGGAAATCGCTGACGGCCGTGTCTATTCCGGTGAGCAAGCAAAACGCATGGGACTCATCGATGAATTCGGTGATCTGGAGGAAGCGACACGCTACGCGCTCTCTTTGTCTGGAGAAAAAGAAGCTATGGTCATCCGCTATGCAGACCAGCTCTCCATCAGCAAGCTATTATTCAGCATGAAGCAGTACTGGTCGAATCCTGATCCGCTTGGTCTCAATCGAATATGGGACCGCCAAAGCTCACCTCGCCTCCTGTATCAGTTCATGCCTTAG
- a CDS encoding VOC family protein, with the protein MFHLKAVHHIALNCSDVVKVARFFKDILEVPIPEENMTEGAPVYFQIGTYTRIGLHPHGGEAGKGGVGQVDHLAFSVQSRAELDYLVDKLEAENICYRGPITQPTSYNLYFETPDGHHLEVRLDKDEFDE; encoded by the coding sequence ATGTTTCATTTGAAAGCCGTTCACCACATCGCATTGAATTGTAGTGATGTTGTGAAGGTAGCTCGTTTTTTTAAGGACATTTTGGAAGTCCCTATCCCGGAAGAGAATATGACGGAAGGAGCACCTGTCTACTTTCAAATTGGCACATACACACGGATCGGTCTTCATCCTCATGGCGGGGAAGCTGGGAAAGGCGGCGTAGGGCAAGTCGATCATCTTGCCTTCTCTGTGCAAAGCCGTGCTGAGCTGGACTATCTGGTTGATAAGCTGGAGGCAGAGAATATTTGCTATCGTGGCCCTATTACACAGCCTACCAGCTATAATTTGTATTTTGAGACACCCGATGGTCACCACCTTGAGGTGCGACTCGATAAAGACGAGTTTGATGAGTAG
- a CDS encoding IS3 family transposase gives MQNKHIVVDELRDKRSVQELCACLGISRSGYYAYVKRKDNDPDEHLKRKIRSIYEERDKTVGYRRVQDELYRQYNLKVNHKKVLRLMQELGMQAIIRRKYIHRTSYETAVSDGRITENLLQRNFTAEGPNQKWVTDVTQFRVFDHRIYLSAIKDLWNNEIVAYHLSQRNDNPLVLETFKKAFEKQKDVAGLIVHSDQGYQYTSHAYHDMLPKVGAQISMSRRGNCYDNASMESFFSHLKVEALYPYDIRSIEEAQRRIEEFILFYNEKRAQRKLNKLTPVEYRRQLIA, from the coding sequence TTGCAAAACAAGCACATCGTCGTTGACGAGCTAAGGGACAAACGAAGCGTTCAAGAACTGTGCGCTTGTTTAGGTATAAGCCGAAGCGGTTACTATGCGTATGTGAAACGCAAGGACAATGATCCCGACGAACATCTCAAACGCAAAATCAGAAGCATTTATGAAGAACGGGACAAGACGGTTGGCTATCGTCGTGTCCAGGACGAGTTATACCGCCAATATAACCTGAAAGTAAATCACAAGAAAGTGCTACGTCTCATGCAGGAGCTAGGCATGCAGGCAATCATCCGTCGTAAATACATCCACCGTACCAGTTATGAAACGGCTGTGTCGGATGGCAGAATCACGGAAAATTTGCTGCAACGGAATTTCACTGCGGAAGGGCCTAATCAAAAGTGGGTAACGGATGTCACACAGTTTCGGGTATTTGACCATCGGATTTACTTATCTGCTATAAAAGATCTATGGAACAATGAGATTGTCGCTTATCATCTAAGCCAGCGTAACGATAATCCACTTGTGTTAGAAACCTTCAAGAAAGCATTTGAAAAACAAAAAGACGTGGCTGGATTGATCGTTCACAGCGATCAAGGGTACCAGTACACGTCCCATGCTTACCACGACATGCTGCCAAAGGTTGGAGCCCAAATCAGCATGTCACGCCGAGGCAATTGTTATGACAACGCCTCTATGGAGAGCTTCTTTTCGCATCTGAAAGTTGAAGCACTCTATCCCTATGATATCCGAAGTATAGAGGAAGCACAAAGGCGAATAGAAGAATTTATTCTCTTTTATAACGAGAAAAGAGCACAACGAAAACTAAATAAGCTGACGCCGGTTGAATACCGACGCCAGCTTATAGCCTAG